The following proteins are co-located in the Streptomyces sp. NBC_01198 genome:
- a CDS encoding MarR family winged helix-turn-helix transcriptional regulator has protein sequence MTDAPVEEYLCTRIRRAEQALMAHHEAVLRGYGLTMTQYTVLLALSREDGMSGAQLARACGVTQQSMASVLTTIQSKDLISRDPSPVHAKVLIARLTAAGDTLLDRAYQEVNVLERQLSDAFSPSEHAALCDLLDRATATLAEQTRRP, from the coding sequence ATGACCGACGCCCCCGTCGAGGAGTACCTGTGCACCCGCATCCGCCGGGCGGAACAGGCCCTGATGGCGCACCACGAGGCCGTCCTGCGCGGCTACGGCCTGACGATGACGCAGTACACCGTGCTGCTCGCCCTCTCCCGCGAGGACGGCATGTCCGGCGCCCAGCTCGCCCGCGCCTGCGGTGTCACCCAGCAGAGCATGGCCTCCGTCCTGACCACCATCCAGAGCAAGGACCTGATCAGCCGCGACCCCTCCCCGGTGCACGCGAAAGTGCTGATCGCCCGCCTCACCGCGGCGGGCGACACCCTGCTCGACCGGGCCTACCAGGAGGTCAACGTCCTGGAACGGCAACTGTCCGACGCCTTCAGCCCCAGCGAGCACGCGGCACTCTGCGACCTGCTCGACCGGGCGACGGCGACGCTGGCCGAACAGACCCGCCGCCCATGA
- a CDS encoding sigma-70 family RNA polymerase sigma factor: MRTDDVHDADDADDVLALARAGDGEAFRRLTAPYRRELQLHCYRMVGSLQDAEDLLQETLLAAWRGLDGFQGRASVRTWLYRIATNRCLNALRAGERRQRREPAQIPLGVQLPEPTRRRTEPTWLEPYPDSLLADPPDRAPGPEARYETREAVSLAFLAGLQQLTPRQRAVLVLRDLLGFRSAEVAGMLGSTENAVNNALKRARATLAAELPGPGREQAPLPGSVRERRVVDAFARAFEAGDVDAILALLTDDVWLTMPPLDMEYQGPEAVGHFLRTVVLSRGRSYVLRPIRANGQPAFGFYRRDRGSASVHAHGVMLLTLSGDRVAAMTRFVDNALLAEFGLSRSLREP, from the coding sequence GTGCGGACCGATGACGTACATGACGCGGATGACGCAGACGACGTACTGGCGCTGGCGCGGGCCGGCGACGGGGAGGCCTTCCGGCGGCTGACGGCGCCGTACCGGCGGGAGTTGCAGCTGCACTGCTACCGGATGGTCGGGTCGTTGCAGGACGCGGAGGATCTGCTCCAGGAGACGCTGCTGGCCGCCTGGCGCGGGCTTGACGGTTTTCAGGGCCGGGCGTCGGTGCGGACCTGGCTCTACCGGATCGCCACCAACCGCTGTCTGAACGCCCTGCGGGCCGGCGAACGGCGTCAGCGGCGGGAGCCGGCGCAGATACCTCTGGGGGTTCAGTTGCCCGAGCCGACCCGTCGCCGTACCGAGCCGACCTGGCTCGAACCGTATCCCGACTCGCTGCTCGCCGATCCGCCCGACCGGGCGCCGGGGCCCGAGGCGCGGTACGAGACCCGGGAGGCGGTGTCGCTGGCCTTCCTGGCGGGGTTGCAGCAGCTGACGCCCCGGCAGCGTGCCGTCCTGGTGCTGCGCGATCTGCTGGGGTTCAGGTCCGCCGAGGTGGCCGGGATGCTCGGCAGCACGGAGAACGCGGTGAACAACGCGCTGAAGCGGGCCCGCGCCACGCTGGCGGCCGAGCTGCCGGGGCCCGGACGGGAACAGGCGCCGCTGCCGGGGTCGGTGCGGGAGCGGCGGGTGGTGGATGCCTTCGCCCGCGCCTTCGAGGCGGGTGACGTGGACGCCATCCTGGCGCTGCTCACCGATGACGTGTGGCTGACGATGCCGCCGCTGGACATGGAGTACCAGGGGCCCGAGGCTGTCGGGCACTTCCTGCGGACCGTCGTCCTGAGCAGGGGCCGCAGCTACGTCCTGCGGCCGATCCGTGCGAACGGGCAGCCGGCGTTCGGGTTCTACCGGCGGGACCGGGGTTCGGCGAGCGTGCACGCGCACGGGGTCATGCTGCTGACGCTGTCCGGTGACCGTGTGGCGGCGATGACCCGGTTCGTCGACAACGCGCTGCTGGCGGAGTTCGGCCTGTCGCGGTCGCTGCGCGAGCCGTGA
- a CDS encoding MarR family winged helix-turn-helix transcriptional regulator, with protein sequence MTAAAGSAGAPQELDLDAQIAAYQREFPEVDPQVEKVVTALGRLNRRMNVAYGRQLVDLGISNAEWEVLKALVVVGRPYRLGPGDLAKRLGLTPAAMTHRIDRLVTEGLVTRERDEANRVRVIVELTDEGREKWLQTMRMAAAFEDELLQDLNTSERAALGEILIRLLRRVEDSQPDAGGRLSDLD encoded by the coding sequence ATGACCGCAGCCGCAGGTTCCGCCGGTGCGCCCCAGGAGCTCGACCTCGACGCCCAGATCGCCGCCTACCAGCGGGAGTTTCCCGAGGTCGACCCCCAGGTGGAGAAGGTCGTCACCGCGCTGGGCCGGCTCAACCGCCGGATGAACGTCGCCTACGGCCGCCAGCTCGTCGACCTGGGCATCAGCAACGCCGAGTGGGAGGTGCTCAAGGCCCTCGTGGTCGTCGGCCGCCCCTACCGCCTCGGCCCCGGCGACCTCGCCAAGCGCCTCGGCCTCACCCCGGCCGCCATGACCCACCGCATCGACCGGCTGGTGACCGAGGGCCTGGTCACCAGGGAGCGCGACGAGGCCAACCGCGTCCGCGTCATCGTCGAGCTGACCGACGAGGGCCGGGAGAAGTGGCTCCAGACCATGCGGATGGCCGCCGCCTTCGAGGACGAACTGCTCCAGGACCTGAACACCTCGGAGCGCGCCGCCCTCGGCGAGATCCTGATCCGCCTCCTCCGCCGCGTCGAGGACAGCCAGCCGGACGCCGGCGGCCGCCTCTCCGACCTCGACTGA
- a CDS encoding MFS transporter: MGAALRRIQLGNALSAFGNGFTVPFTFVYVSEVRGLGAGTAGVVLATFAIAALFVLPFTGRIIDRRGPVPVAVAGTVLAASGSLGLGLSGSEPVVIAAAGALGAGISVVQPALATMIVWCSTTVTRSRAFATQFFLANLGLGVGGLMGGLIVDTAHPSSFIRLFAIEAAMFLVLGAVTATVRLPATARLEGSVTAHEPGGGWRLLLRNRAMVTLCVLGFVLFFACYGQFESGLSAFAVTVTHVSPAMLGVALAANTAAIVLAQFVVLRLVERRRRSRVIAAVGLVWTVAWLAAGASGLVHAHHAVAVVAIISTYALFGLGEAMLAPTVSPLVADLAPERMVGRYNAAFALVKQLALAVGPAVGGVIAAAGAYDVYVVLLVVCSLGVSLIALRLGRHLTASQDAPLRTTRVVAQSPRPTRTPTPAA, translated from the coding sequence ATGGGCGCAGCGCTGCGCCGAATCCAGCTGGGGAACGCCTTGAGTGCCTTCGGCAACGGCTTCACCGTGCCCTTCACCTTCGTGTACGTCTCCGAGGTGCGGGGGCTCGGGGCGGGGACCGCCGGCGTGGTGCTGGCGACGTTCGCCATCGCCGCGCTCTTCGTGCTGCCCTTCACCGGGCGGATCATCGACCGGCGCGGGCCCGTACCGGTCGCCGTGGCCGGCACGGTGCTCGCCGCGTCCGGATCGCTGGGGCTCGGGCTGTCCGGCAGCGAGCCGGTGGTCATCGCCGCGGCCGGGGCGCTGGGCGCGGGGATATCCGTCGTCCAGCCGGCGCTGGCCACGATGATCGTGTGGTGCTCCACCACCGTGACGCGCTCCCGGGCGTTCGCGACCCAGTTCTTCCTGGCCAATCTGGGCCTCGGGGTCGGCGGTCTTATGGGCGGGCTGATCGTGGACACCGCGCACCCGTCGTCCTTCATCAGGCTCTTCGCGATCGAGGCGGCGATGTTCCTGGTGCTGGGTGCGGTGACCGCCACGGTGCGGCTGCCGGCCACCGCCAGGCTGGAGGGGAGCGTCACGGCCCATGAGCCGGGCGGCGGCTGGCGGCTGCTGCTGCGGAACCGCGCGATGGTCACGCTGTGCGTGCTGGGGTTCGTGCTGTTCTTCGCCTGCTACGGGCAGTTCGAGTCGGGGCTTTCCGCCTTCGCGGTGACCGTCACGCACGTCTCGCCGGCGATGCTGGGCGTCGCGCTCGCCGCGAACACGGCGGCGATCGTGCTGGCGCAGTTCGTGGTGCTGCGGCTGGTCGAGCGCAGGCGGCGCAGCCGCGTCATCGCGGCGGTCGGCCTGGTCTGGACGGTGGCCTGGCTGGCGGCGGGGGCGTCGGGGCTGGTGCACGCGCACCATGCCGTCGCGGTGGTCGCGATCATCTCGACGTACGCGCTGTTCGGGCTCGGTGAGGCGATGCTCGCGCCGACGGTGTCGCCGCTGGTCGCCGATCTTGCGCCGGAGCGGATGGTTGGGCGTTACAACGCCGCGTTCGCGCTGGTGAAGCAGCTGGCTCTGGCCGTCGGGCCGGCGGTCGGCGGCGTCATCGCCGCGGCGGGGGCGTATGACGTGTACGTCGTCCTGCTGGTGGTCTGCTCGCTGGGCGTCTCGCTGATCGCCCTGCGCCTGGGCCGCCACCTGACGGCGTCCCAGGACGCCCCTCTCCGCACCACCCGCGTGGTGGCCCAGTCCCCCCGCCCCACCCGCACCCCGACCCCAGCGGCCTGA